The Hymenobacter sp. DG01 genome has a segment encoding these proteins:
- a CDS encoding TVP38/TMEM64 family protein, with protein MATTAPASTTPAPTRQANHVPLYITLALLLALVACWFAWPDFQSTLREGWTVLKSGEQPRIAAWMQQFGYWGPVVIVVAMVAQMFLFVVNVVLLILVAILAYGPWWGSLLALVGIIVASSVGYGLGRALGESFVTRVLGQKNEQKVLDVVERYGMWAVIIARLSPALSDDAISFVAGLARMGYLRFMLATVVGVAPLIALLAYLGEDSERLKSGLVWVTVVSLLLFGAYVWWDRSRNRKKTS; from the coding sequence TTGGCCACTACTGCCCCCGCTTCCACTACCCCTGCTCCTACCCGGCAGGCCAACCACGTTCCACTCTACATTACGCTGGCGTTGCTGCTGGCATTAGTAGCCTGCTGGTTTGCCTGGCCCGATTTTCAGTCAACTCTCCGCGAGGGATGGACCGTGCTAAAAAGCGGCGAGCAGCCCCGCATTGCCGCCTGGATGCAGCAGTTTGGCTACTGGGGGCCAGTAGTGATAGTAGTAGCTATGGTGGCCCAGATGTTCTTGTTTGTGGTGAATGTGGTGCTCCTGATTCTGGTCGCTATTCTGGCTTACGGGCCGTGGTGGGGCTCCTTACTGGCACTGGTGGGCATTATTGTGGCCTCTTCGGTAGGCTACGGCCTAGGCCGCGCCCTCGGCGAATCGTTCGTGACGCGCGTACTGGGCCAGAAAAACGAGCAGAAGGTGCTGGACGTGGTGGAGCGCTACGGCATGTGGGCCGTGATTATTGCCCGCCTCTCCCCGGCCCTCTCCGACGACGCCATCAGCTTTGTAGCCGGACTGGCGCGCATGGGCTACCTGCGGTTTATGCTGGCAACGGTGGTAGGGGTAGCCCCACTCATTGCCCTGCTGGCCTACCTGGGGGAGGATAGTGAACGGCTGAAATCGGGTCTGGTGTGGGTAACGGTGGTCAGCCTGCTCCTGTTTGGAGCCTATGTATGGTGGGACCGAAGCCGAAATAGAAAAAAAACTTCCTGA